In Variovorax paradoxus, a single genomic region encodes these proteins:
- the rfbF gene encoding glucose-1-phosphate cytidylyltransferase produces the protein MKAVILAGGLGTRISEETGVKPKPMIEVGGKPILWHIMKIYAAHGVNDFVICCGYKGYVIKEYFANYFLHMSDVTFDMLGNSMEVHQRNAEPWRVTLIDTGENTMTGGRLKRVAPYVQDEEHFCFTYGDGVADVDITALIAFHKAQKVAATLTAALPPGRFGALDFDGHKVRSFKEKPKGDGAMINGGFFVLSPAVLDYIKDDTTVWEHEPLERLAAQGQLAAFKHGGFWQPMDTLRDKTHLEELWAGGKAPWKVWK, from the coding sequence ATGAAAGCGGTTATTCTGGCAGGAGGCTTGGGAACGAGAATTTCCGAGGAGACCGGTGTGAAGCCGAAGCCAATGATCGAGGTCGGCGGAAAACCGATTCTTTGGCATATCATGAAAATCTATGCAGCCCACGGTGTGAATGATTTCGTGATTTGCTGTGGATACAAGGGTTATGTAATAAAAGAGTATTTTGCTAATTACTTCCTCCATATGTCCGATGTCACTTTCGACATGCTTGGGAATTCGATGGAAGTTCATCAGCGAAATGCGGAACCTTGGCGGGTAACGCTCATTGATACAGGCGAGAACACCATGACCGGGGGGCGCCTCAAGCGTGTCGCGCCGTATGTGCAGGATGAGGAGCACTTCTGCTTCACCTACGGCGACGGTGTGGCAGACGTCGACATCACCGCACTCATCGCGTTCCACAAGGCCCAGAAAGTCGCTGCCACGCTTACCGCTGCGCTGCCGCCAGGCCGGTTCGGCGCGCTTGATTTCGATGGACACAAAGTCCGCAGCTTCAAGGAGAAGCCCAAGGGCGATGGCGCCATGATCAACGGCGGATTTTTTGTCCTTTCTCCCGCCGTGCTTGACTACATCAAGGACGACACCACCGTATGGGAGCACGAACCTCTCGAGCGACTGGCGGCTCAGGGGCAGCTCGCAGCCTTCAAGCATGGCGGCTTCTGGCAGCCTATGGACACCTTGCGCGACAAGACGCATCTCGAGGAGCTTTGGGCGGGAGGCAAGGCACCATGGAAAGTCTGGAAATGA
- the rfbG gene encoding CDP-glucose 4,6-dehydratase, which yields MESLEMTVSFWHGKRVFLTGHTGFKGGWLALWLEKLGAVVTGYALDPSTHPSLHALASGRSTSNSVIADIRDLPRLRSALKECRPDVVFHLAAQPLVRHSYADPVETYSTNVMGTVNLLEATRACDSVRAVVVVTSDKCYENREWPWGYRENEPMGGYDPYSNSKGCAELVVASYRSSFFNEAHHSDHGVALATARAGNVIGGGDWSADRLVPDLLRAFGEGRTADIRNPHAVRPWQHVLEPLHGYMMLAERLFTEGPSWAQPWNFGPADTDARPVSWIADQLVALWGGGAHWHTDAQAGQPHEASWLKLDCSKARQTLGWLPRWNLRQSLGEIVDWQRGWLDGRDMTELTLAQIEKYESTPIDD from the coding sequence ATGGAAAGTCTGGAAATGACCGTGTCTTTTTGGCACGGCAAGCGGGTGTTTCTAACGGGGCACACCGGCTTCAAAGGTGGCTGGCTTGCGCTTTGGCTTGAAAAGCTCGGTGCGGTTGTCACCGGCTATGCGTTGGACCCGTCCACGCACCCCAGCCTGCATGCGTTGGCATCCGGCCGTTCGACCTCCAACTCCGTGATTGCCGATATTCGTGACCTTCCCCGGCTGCGGTCTGCCCTGAAGGAGTGCCGCCCGGATGTCGTTTTTCATCTGGCGGCCCAACCCCTTGTGCGGCACTCCTATGCGGACCCGGTGGAAACCTATTCCACCAACGTGATGGGCACCGTCAATCTGCTGGAGGCCACACGTGCCTGCGACAGTGTCAGGGCGGTCGTGGTCGTGACCAGTGACAAGTGCTACGAGAACCGCGAGTGGCCATGGGGCTACCGCGAGAACGAGCCGATGGGTGGATATGACCCCTACAGCAACAGCAAAGGGTGTGCCGAGCTCGTGGTGGCATCCTATCGCTCTTCCTTTTTCAACGAGGCGCACCACAGCGACCACGGTGTCGCTCTGGCAACTGCCCGAGCGGGTAACGTGATTGGCGGCGGCGACTGGTCTGCCGACCGATTGGTGCCGGATTTGTTGCGGGCTTTTGGCGAGGGACGCACGGCGGACATTCGGAACCCTCATGCGGTACGTCCATGGCAGCATGTACTGGAACCGTTGCATGGCTACATGATGTTGGCGGAGCGCTTGTTCACGGAGGGGCCTTCATGGGCGCAGCCTTGGAACTTTGGCCCAGCCGATACCGACGCGCGTCCCGTGTCCTGGATCGCCGACCAGTTGGTCGCGCTTTGGGGCGGCGGTGCGCATTGGCACACTGACGCCCAAGCTGGGCAGCCGCACGAGGCGAGTTGGCTCAAGCTCGATTGCTCCAAGGCACGTCAGACCTTGGGCTGGCTCCCTCGCTGGAACCTTCGCCAGAGTCTCGGCGAGATCGTCGACTGGCAGCGCGGTTGGCTCGACGGTCGTGACATGACCGAACTCACACTCGCACAAATCGAAAAATACGAAAGCACCCCGATCGATGACTGA
- the rfbH gene encoding lipopolysaccharide biosynthesis protein RfbH, which yields MTEISFQKNELRKKILALVAEYGELASAPASFVPGETLIPPSGKVVGTPEMQLMVDASLDAWLTTGRFNTLFESRLAAYLGVKHLMTVNSGSSANLVAFSALTSPKLGDRAIRPGDEVIGVAAGFPTTVNPILQCGAVPVFVDVHIPTYNIDADQLEAAIGPRTKAIMLAHTLGNPYNLKVVKAACEKHGLWLVEDCCDALGARYEGQMVGTFGDIGTLSFYPAHHITMGEGGAVFTNNDELRLIAESIRDWGRDCYCPPGKDNTCGKRFCWKLGDLPEGYDHKYTYSHLGYNLKITDMQAACALAQLDRLDGFVAARKKNFAYLKDRLSSCEEFLELPEPTPGSEPSWFGFPITLREAANTRRVDLLTYLDQQKVGTRLLFAGNLLRQPYMIGRNYRVVGELKNTDRIMNDTFWIGVYPGLTEAMLDHSVASIETYLGLRFD from the coding sequence ATGACTGAAATCTCTTTCCAAAAAAATGAACTGCGCAAGAAGATCCTTGCGCTGGTGGCCGAATACGGCGAATTGGCCAGTGCTCCCGCTTCCTTTGTTCCGGGCGAGACCCTGATTCCGCCGTCGGGCAAGGTCGTCGGTACACCGGAAATGCAGTTGATGGTCGATGCCTCGCTCGACGCATGGCTGACGACCGGGCGTTTCAACACGCTGTTCGAAAGTCGGTTGGCCGCCTATCTGGGCGTCAAGCACCTTATGACCGTGAACTCCGGATCGTCGGCAAATCTGGTGGCGTTCTCCGCGCTGACTTCCCCCAAGCTGGGCGACCGGGCGATCCGGCCCGGCGATGAAGTGATCGGCGTGGCGGCGGGATTCCCCACCACAGTGAATCCGATCCTGCAGTGCGGCGCCGTGCCGGTGTTCGTGGATGTGCATATTCCCACCTACAACATCGATGCGGATCAATTGGAGGCGGCGATCGGTCCGCGGACCAAGGCGATCATGCTCGCGCATACCCTGGGCAATCCGTACAACCTGAAAGTCGTCAAGGCCGCCTGCGAAAAGCATGGGCTCTGGCTGGTGGAAGACTGCTGCGATGCACTCGGTGCCCGTTACGAAGGGCAGATGGTCGGTACCTTCGGCGACATCGGGACATTGAGCTTCTACCCCGCCCATCACATCACCATGGGCGAAGGCGGCGCGGTGTTCACCAATAACGATGAGCTGCGGCTGATTGCCGAATCCATCCGGGACTGGGGCCGCGATTGCTATTGCCCGCCTGGCAAAGACAACACCTGCGGCAAACGTTTTTGCTGGAAGCTCGGCGATCTGCCCGAAGGCTACGACCACAAGTACACGTACTCCCATCTGGGCTACAACCTCAAGATCACCGATATGCAGGCGGCATGCGCGCTGGCGCAACTCGACCGGCTCGATGGTTTCGTGGCGGCGCGCAAAAAGAATTTTGCTTACCTCAAGGACCGTCTGAGCAGCTGTGAAGAGTTCCTGGAATTGCCCGAGCCCACGCCCGGCTCCGAGCCGTCATGGTTCGGTTTCCCGATCACGCTGCGTGAAGCTGCCAACACCCGGCGCGTCGATCTGCTGACCTATCTCGACCAGCAGAAAGTCGGTACGCGGCTCTTGTTTGCAGGCAACCTGCTGCGTCAGCCTTACATGATCGGCCGCAACTACAGGGTGGTCGGCGAACTGAAGAACACGGATCGGATCATGAACGATACGTTCTGGATCGGCGTTTACCCCGGCCTGACCGAGGCCATGCTCGACCATTCCGTCGCCAGCATCGAGACCTATCTCGGCTTGCGTTTTGACTGA
- a CDS encoding acyltransferase: protein MTLNNTAFVHPLADVQATDIGPETKIWQFNVVLAGARIGGNCNISAHCFIESDVVVGNNVTLKSGVYLWDGITLEDNVFVGPGVRFTNDMYPRSKVYPAAFLRTTVCQGASIGAGAVLTPGLTIGRGAMIAAGAVVTRDVEPFSLVVGSPARHVKFLNPEN from the coding sequence ATGACTTTAAATAATACGGCTTTCGTTCACCCTCTGGCTGATGTTCAGGCTACGGATATCGGTCCGGAAACCAAGATATGGCAATTCAATGTGGTGCTCGCTGGTGCGCGCATTGGAGGAAATTGCAATATATCCGCGCATTGTTTCATAGAGAGTGATGTGGTCGTTGGGAATAATGTGACCCTGAAGTCAGGGGTTTATTTGTGGGACGGAATTACCCTCGAGGACAATGTTTTTGTGGGACCTGGTGTCAGGTTCACCAACGACATGTATCCGAGGTCAAAGGTTTATCCGGCTGCCTTCCTGCGCACTACCGTTTGTCAAGGTGCATCGATCGGTGCAGGGGCTGTTTTGACACCCGGCCTGACCATTGGGCGAGGTGCCATGATAGCCGCAGGCGCCGTCGTCACCCGCGATGTAGAGCCGTTCTCGCTGGTGGTCGGGTCGCCTGCGCGCCACGTGAAGTTCTTGAACCCTGAAAATTGA
- a CDS encoding NAD-dependent epimerase/dehydratase family protein, which produces MTDLVRPVPVAELDEVLQLTAPQVWAGLRNQSVFLTGGTGFVGKWLLECLLHAEHVLKLGLTLTVLTRDPDRFTQGSPRLAKAAAVELLKGDIADFALPRRPFSSVIHAALPVAPSQSTAGDLEKLAVAGARRACALAAASGAHRFLHISSGAVYGSTTGAQAFGEDQPWSEADDTNAYTRAKRGAESVVSEVWPFDVVIARCFAFLGPYLQGTSGAALAQFVEQAVHGKGIVVQGTGEAVRSYQYASDMARWLLSCLVLGASGRAYNVGGDAAVTIAQLADEVTRVAGTGIPVHVAGQPARGLAGPRYVPSLRRATEELGLVNAVGLEEGIRRTLSWHAPLESALD; this is translated from the coding sequence TTGACTGACCTGGTCCGCCCTGTTCCGGTTGCGGAACTCGATGAAGTCTTGCAGCTGACCGCGCCACAGGTGTGGGCGGGGCTTCGCAATCAATCGGTGTTCCTGACCGGTGGCACCGGCTTCGTCGGGAAATGGCTGCTCGAATGCCTGCTGCATGCCGAGCATGTGCTGAAGCTGGGGCTGACACTGACCGTGCTGACCCGCGACCCCGACCGTTTCACCCAGGGCAGCCCGCGCCTGGCAAAGGCCGCGGCCGTGGAATTGCTGAAGGGTGACATTGCCGACTTCGCGCTTCCTCGCCGGCCGTTCTCCTCTGTCATTCATGCGGCGCTTCCTGTCGCGCCTTCGCAATCGACCGCTGGAGATCTCGAGAAACTGGCTGTAGCAGGGGCGCGCCGGGCCTGCGCGCTTGCCGCCGCGAGCGGGGCGCACAGGTTCTTGCACATCAGTTCGGGCGCGGTGTACGGCAGCACCACAGGAGCCCAGGCATTCGGCGAAGACCAACCGTGGAGCGAAGCGGACGACACCAACGCGTACACCCGCGCCAAGCGGGGGGCTGAAAGCGTTGTCTCCGAAGTGTGGCCCTTTGACGTCGTCATCGCGCGCTGCTTCGCTTTTCTCGGCCCCTATCTGCAGGGAACGAGCGGTGCCGCTCTAGCTCAGTTCGTGGAACAGGCCGTGCATGGCAAAGGCATCGTCGTGCAGGGAACGGGTGAGGCCGTCCGTTCCTACCAATACGCGAGCGACATGGCCCGCTGGCTCCTGAGCTGCCTGGTTCTGGGCGCATCGGGACGCGCTTACAACGTGGGTGGCGATGCTGCAGTGACAATCGCACAGCTGGCCGATGAGGTGACGCGTGTCGCCGGCACGGGCATCCCCGTGCATGTCGCCGGGCAGCCGGCGCGGGGACTTGCGGGGCCGCGCTACGTGCCTTCGCTACGGCGCGCCACGGAAGAGCTCGGCCTTGTCAATGCAGTCGGTCTTGAAGAGGGCATCCGCAGAACGCTGTCGTGGCACGCACCGCTTGAGTCCGCTCTCGATTGA
- a CDS encoding glycosyltransferase family 61 protein yields MKKIRTLILRALSLTGVVDDKYYKQKYRDVATSGLDCNYHYFRYGIVEGRHPNLTFEKFSIWRWNTTTRWLIRLFLDENFYLSSYQDVKSERLSAAEHYALKGRREKRNLNQLAASIDDLLFFLKLEIKLRTGGKSIEESALENYKYMIFEAARQGRVAKIKAKAISRQLNARDSGENILLRKFSTIDFSELHKIGQSLEEIEASFPMAFHEPEVIGSAQERPLRTVDVPQKWIATIDNATVVGGFQVLASNRLVIYEPAANPHRGFVAGIWQYIVSLNQKSEILLWFRYKKEVSLPSAILLSGRCSPNYYHWLVEYLGRCYILEKKEALRKIPLIVDDGMFPQEFDSLRTMLPDWPIYRMDNSTLLKVKKLHIPSTCTNLADNLREPMWKCSAICFRTLAHMQATVFRKFEIDPAQKGHRKIFLARRSGRNITNTIELEEVLASFGYEIIDTGLLSFEQQVRLFSEASAIVGAMGAAFTNLIFCRPGTQVLALSSPYTQLFCSQSNMALFAGCEYRILTGEHPLFNPGDEHTVSDPSLFLDSYAIDATKLAIALADIEPRAN; encoded by the coding sequence ATGAAGAAAATTCGCACTCTGATACTGCGCGCCCTCTCTTTGACCGGCGTCGTGGATGATAAATATTATAAACAAAAATACCGCGATGTCGCGACGTCGGGACTCGATTGCAATTATCATTATTTCAGATATGGAATAGTCGAAGGAAGGCATCCAAACCTCACATTCGAAAAATTCTCAATCTGGCGCTGGAATACCACCACCAGATGGCTGATCAGGCTCTTTTTGGATGAGAACTTTTATCTTAGTTCATATCAAGACGTTAAAAGTGAGAGATTGTCCGCGGCAGAGCACTACGCACTGAAGGGTCGGAGGGAAAAGAGAAATCTCAACCAATTGGCCGCGAGCATCGATGACCTTTTGTTTTTTCTCAAACTGGAAATCAAACTTCGGACCGGGGGAAAATCTATTGAAGAGTCGGCGCTCGAAAACTACAAATACATGATTTTTGAGGCAGCCCGACAGGGACGCGTGGCAAAAATTAAGGCAAAGGCAATTTCCAGGCAACTCAACGCCCGAGACTCAGGGGAGAATATTCTTCTGAGAAAATTCTCGACCATCGATTTCTCCGAGCTGCACAAAATCGGTCAGTCGCTCGAAGAAATAGAGGCGTCCTTTCCAATGGCATTTCATGAGCCGGAAGTCATCGGATCGGCACAGGAGCGCCCTCTCAGGACCGTCGACGTACCCCAGAAATGGATTGCCACCATCGACAACGCGACCGTAGTCGGCGGATTTCAAGTATTGGCGAGCAATCGGCTGGTTATCTACGAACCGGCAGCCAATCCGCATCGAGGCTTTGTTGCAGGCATCTGGCAGTACATCGTTTCCCTCAATCAAAAGAGCGAAATCCTCCTGTGGTTTCGCTATAAAAAGGAAGTCTCCCTTCCGTCTGCAATTCTCTTGAGTGGTCGTTGCAGTCCGAATTATTACCACTGGCTGGTCGAATATCTGGGAAGATGCTACATCCTGGAAAAAAAAGAGGCGCTTCGGAAAATTCCGCTGATCGTCGACGACGGCATGTTTCCTCAGGAGTTCGACTCACTGCGGACCATGCTTCCGGACTGGCCCATATATCGCATGGACAACTCGACGCTACTGAAGGTCAAGAAACTCCATATACCGTCGACATGCACCAATCTCGCCGACAACTTGCGAGAACCCATGTGGAAATGCTCCGCCATTTGCTTTCGTACGCTGGCTCACATGCAGGCCACAGTCTTCAGGAAATTTGAAATCGACCCTGCACAGAAAGGCCATCGGAAAATCTTTCTGGCACGCAGAAGCGGAAGGAACATTACAAATACCATTGAGCTGGAGGAGGTATTGGCCTCGTTCGGCTACGAGATCATCGACACGGGACTGCTGTCGTTCGAACAGCAAGTGCGCCTGTTCTCCGAGGCATCCGCGATCGTCGGGGCCATGGGAGCGGCATTCACCAACCTGATTTTCTGTCGCCCCGGAACGCAGGTGCTGGCGCTGTCTTCACCCTATACGCAACTCTTTTGCTCACAGTCCAACATGGCGCTGTTTGCCGGTTGCGAGTACCGGATCCTGACAGGCGAACATCCGCTATTCAACCCGGGCGATGAACATACGGTGTCCGATCCCAGCCTGTTTCTCGACAGCTACGCTATCGATGCGACAAAGCTCGCCATTGCCTTGGCAGACATCGAACCCCGGGCGAACTGA
- a CDS encoding GtrA family protein: protein MSLPALTKQFSKFTVIGALNFVFTLVLFYLAVVVLQVNHLIALVIVALVGMCLTYTLNYFWVFKPSERITFGARFAKYIAAGLVSVGLNVVLLHLLTSKTRIPPFYGQMLLIPVIVVFNFLSAKLWSLRTEREAGR from the coding sequence GTGAGCCTTCCGGCCCTCACGAAGCAGTTTTCGAAGTTCACCGTCATCGGGGCGCTGAACTTTGTTTTCACGCTTGTTCTCTTTTACCTGGCCGTCGTCGTACTGCAGGTCAACCATCTGATTGCGTTGGTCATCGTCGCGCTTGTCGGGATGTGCCTTACATACACCCTCAATTATTTCTGGGTGTTCAAGCCAAGCGAACGAATCACGTTCGGTGCGCGTTTCGCGAAGTACATTGCCGCGGGGCTCGTCTCCGTGGGTTTGAATGTCGTGCTTCTGCATCTGCTGACTTCAAAAACCCGTATTCCGCCTTTCTACGGTCAGATGCTGTTGATTCCGGTGATCGTGGTTTTCAATTTTCTGTCGGCGAAGCTGTGGTCGTTGCGGACTGAACGAGAGGCGGGCCGGTGA
- a CDS encoding GtrA family protein has translation MSSQLLRFLLVGGLNTAVGYALFAGFVWAGLPYPGAIALATVLGVAFNFQSTGRLVFGGAPLSQLGRFVAVYGVVYLINVGSVALLLRLGFNVYLANATVLLPLALVAFVLQRRFVFASP, from the coding sequence TTGAGTTCGCAGCTGCTGCGCTTTCTGCTGGTCGGCGGGCTGAACACCGCGGTCGGCTATGCGCTGTTTGCAGGCTTCGTATGGGCTGGTTTGCCATACCCGGGGGCCATCGCGCTGGCCACGGTTCTCGGCGTCGCCTTCAACTTCCAGAGTACGGGGCGGCTGGTTTTTGGCGGTGCTCCCCTGTCCCAGCTTGGCCGTTTCGTAGCCGTGTACGGTGTCGTTTACCTGATCAATGTCGGGTCGGTGGCGCTTCTCTTGCGCCTTGGCTTCAACGTGTACCTGGCGAACGCGACCGTCCTTCTTCCCTTGGCGTTGGTGGCTTTCGTGCTGCAGCGCCGCTTTGTCTTTGCCTCTCCATGA
- a CDS encoding glycosyltransferase family 2 protein, which yields MKHITVVTPCYNEEENVEEIHRQAREVLETIEGVTYEHLFIDNFSSDRTPELLRAMASADPKVKVIFNARNFGHIRSPYHGLLQARGDAAILLVADLQDPPELMKAFIEHWRNGAKLVVGVKPTADESGLMFAIRRAYYRTVTRIADVKLIQNFTGFGLYDRKVLEELRRIDDPYPYLRGLVSEVGFEAVQVPYNQPRRKRGITKNNFYTLYDIAMLGITSHSRVPLRIATMVGFALSGLSLVVSLLYLFLKIFFWSEFSAGTAPILIGMFFFASVQLFFIGLLGEYVGAILTHVMKRPLVVERERLNFDNSPAD from the coding sequence ATGAAACACATCACCGTCGTCACCCCCTGCTACAACGAGGAAGAGAACGTCGAGGAGATTCACAGGCAGGCGCGTGAGGTTCTCGAGACGATCGAAGGGGTGACGTACGAGCATCTGTTCATCGACAATTTCTCGTCCGACCGCACTCCCGAGTTGCTGCGTGCCATGGCCTCGGCCGATCCCAAGGTGAAGGTGATCTTCAATGCCCGGAACTTCGGGCACATCCGTTCTCCGTACCATGGCTTGTTGCAGGCACGAGGCGATGCCGCGATTTTGCTGGTCGCCGACCTTCAAGACCCGCCCGAGCTGATGAAAGCCTTCATCGAGCACTGGCGCAATGGCGCCAAGCTGGTGGTGGGCGTCAAGCCCACGGCTGACGAGTCGGGGCTGATGTTTGCAATTCGCCGTGCCTACTACCGCACTGTGACGCGCATTGCCGACGTGAAGCTCATCCAGAATTTCACGGGATTCGGCCTCTACGACAGAAAGGTGCTGGAGGAGCTCCGCCGCATCGACGATCCGTATCCGTACCTTCGTGGGCTGGTGTCGGAGGTGGGCTTCGAAGCGGTGCAGGTGCCCTACAACCAGCCGCGCCGCAAGCGCGGGATCACCAAGAACAACTTCTATACCCTCTACGACATCGCCATGCTGGGCATCACCTCGCATTCGCGTGTGCCGTTGCGGATTGCAACGATGGTGGGCTTTGCGCTATCGGGGTTGAGCCTTGTCGTTTCGCTGCTCTACTTGTTCCTGAAGATTTTCTTCTGGAGCGAGTTCTCGGCCGGTACCGCGCCCATCCTTATCGGCATGTTCTTCTTTGCGTCGGTTCAGCTTTTCTTCATTGGCCTTCTCGGCGAGTACGTGGGAGCGATCCTGACGCATGTCATGAAGCGCCCCCTGGTCGTCGAGCGCGAGCGGCTGAACTTCGACAATTCGCCAGCCGATTGA
- a CDS encoding transketolase family protein yields MRAAFSAALVEAATRDERVVLLTGDHGYALFDEFRKRCPGQYINAGIAEQNMVGVAAGLAKAGFRPIVYGLSAFVPVRVVEQIKIDVCYEKLPVIFTGDGAGLVYSTLGTSHQSFEDISCLRAVPYIDIMSPCDAHELTACMSTALQQESPVYLRMGKADLGAVHEALPDLRRGALIPVRTGHHPVSLIATGSMLKAACTLGEELDVSVWSAPWIKPLDTAQLSALASRSRAFVTLEEHSVAGGLGAAVLESISETCPLPLLRIGVGERFSETCGSYAHALREHGLDLASVRERVAPFVAKWKAS; encoded by the coding sequence ATGAGAGCGGCGTTTTCCGCCGCCCTTGTCGAGGCCGCGACCCGTGACGAGCGTGTGGTGCTCCTGACGGGAGATCACGGTTACGCACTGTTCGACGAATTCCGCAAGCGCTGCCCCGGGCAATACATCAATGCGGGGATTGCCGAGCAGAACATGGTCGGCGTGGCCGCAGGGCTGGCGAAGGCCGGCTTCAGGCCTATCGTCTACGGGCTGAGCGCGTTTGTTCCTGTGCGGGTGGTCGAGCAGATCAAGATCGATGTCTGCTACGAGAAGCTGCCCGTCATCTTCACCGGCGATGGCGCCGGACTCGTCTACAGCACGCTGGGCACGAGCCATCAGAGCTTCGAGGATATTTCGTGCCTTCGCGCCGTACCGTATATCGACATCATGTCGCCTTGCGATGCGCACGAACTCACCGCTTGCATGTCGACCGCGTTGCAGCAAGAAAGCCCTGTGTACCTGCGCATGGGCAAGGCGGACCTGGGCGCCGTTCATGAGGCCTTGCCGGATCTGCGCCGAGGTGCGCTGATTCCGGTTCGCACCGGCCATCATCCAGTGAGCCTGATTGCCACGGGGTCGATGCTCAAAGCCGCCTGCACGCTCGGCGAAGAGCTCGACGTGTCCGTCTGGAGCGCGCCATGGATCAAGCCGCTCGACACCGCGCAATTGAGCGCACTGGCCTCGCGGAGCAGGGCCTTCGTGACGCTGGAGGAGCATTCGGTTGCAGGCGGCCTCGGCGCGGCCGTGCTGGAGAGCATTTCCGAGACTTGCCCATTGCCGCTGTTGCGCATCGGTGTGGGTGAGCGCTTTTCCGAGACTTGCGGATCCTATGCGCATGCCTTGCGCGAACATGGACTCGATCTGGCATCGGTTCGCGAACGCGTTGCACCATTTGTCGCGAAATGGAAGGCGTCTTGA
- a CDS encoding ABC transporter ATP-binding protein, whose protein sequence is MASISLKNVSVSFPIYGAGSASLKKTLAASVTGGRFGKETGVTVVQALSGLNLELRSGDRLGLIGHNGAGKSTLLRTLAGVYEPSSGEFTRQGSVASLIDPALGIEMDATGVENIMLRGLVMGMSKKEVDRLTPEICEFSGLGEYVNMPVRTYSTGMMMRLAFSISTSVEADILLMDEWLSVGDAAFTEKAEKRMRDVVSKSGILVLASHSPELIAKECNRVIHLEHGRIVES, encoded by the coding sequence ATGGCATCCATTTCACTCAAGAACGTTTCGGTCAGCTTCCCCATCTATGGCGCTGGCTCGGCCTCCCTCAAGAAGACCCTGGCGGCTTCTGTCACCGGCGGGCGCTTCGGCAAGGAAACCGGCGTCACCGTGGTACAGGCGCTCAGCGGCCTCAACCTCGAGCTCAGGAGCGGCGATCGGCTGGGCCTGATCGGCCACAACGGCGCGGGCAAGTCCACGCTGCTGCGCACGCTCGCGGGTGTCTATGAGCCGTCCTCGGGCGAATTCACGCGCCAGGGTTCGGTGGCCAGCCTGATCGATCCCGCACTCGGCATCGAAATGGACGCCACCGGCGTCGAGAACATCATGCTGCGCGGCCTCGTGATGGGCATGAGCAAGAAGGAAGTCGACAGGCTCACGCCCGAAATCTGCGAGTTCAGCGGACTGGGTGAATACGTCAACATGCCCGTTCGCACCTATTCGACCGGCATGATGATGCGCCTTGCGTTCTCGATCTCGACCAGCGTCGAAGCAGACATCCTGCTGATGGACGAATGGCTGTCGGTGGGCGACGCGGCCTTCACCGAGAAGGCCGAGAAGCGGATGCGCGACGTGGTGTCGAAGTCCGGCATTCTGGTGCTGGCGTCGCACTCGCCGGAGCTGATTGCCAAGGAGTGCAACCGGGTGATCCACCTCGAGCACGGGCGGATCGTCGAAAGCTGA
- a CDS encoding transketolase: MKSQFDPSSLRKTVVEMAYAGNAVHLGCAFSIIELLSCLYGRHMRYDKLVPTDPMRDYLVLSKGHGVMAQYACLYELGWLDRSDIDNYFHDGSRLKGLSDAHLPGCEVTSGTLGHGLSVGVGLALAASRRKTGQKCYAVIGDGEINEGPIWEAMLFAAHAKLDNLMIIVDANGFQAMGTTDEVMQLGNLNAKFSAFGFDVLAVDGHDMSAISSAIDELEAGRNGRPKALVAKTIKGKGVSYMENVNAWHYSRMNADLYAQALRELDGAVA; the protein is encoded by the coding sequence ATGAAATCTCAATTCGATCCTTCCTCCCTGCGCAAGACGGTGGTCGAGATGGCCTATGCAGGCAACGCCGTTCACCTGGGGTGTGCCTTCTCGATCATCGAGTTGCTCTCGTGCCTGTACGGGCGCCACATGCGCTACGACAAGCTCGTCCCCACCGATCCCATGCGTGACTACCTCGTTCTGAGCAAGGGGCATGGCGTGATGGCGCAATACGCATGCCTGTACGAACTCGGGTGGCTCGACCGCTCGGACATCGACAACTACTTCCATGACGGTTCCCGGCTCAAAGGACTGTCGGATGCGCATTTGCCTGGCTGCGAGGTCACGTCTGGTACCTTGGGCCATGGGCTCTCGGTTGGCGTAGGCTTGGCGTTGGCCGCTTCGCGCCGCAAGACGGGGCAAAAATGCTATGCCGTGATCGGTGACGGCGAAATCAACGAGGGGCCGATCTGGGAAGCGATGCTGTTCGCTGCGCACGCGAAGCTCGACAACCTCATGATCATCGTGGACGCAAACGGTTTTCAGGCCATGGGTACCACCGACGAGGTCATGCAGCTGGGGAATCTCAACGCCAAGTTCTCGGCCTTCGGTTTCGACGTGCTCGCGGTCGATGGCCATGACATGAGCGCGATCTCTTCGGCCATCGACGAATTGGAGGCTGGCCGAAATGGTCGGCCCAAGGCACTGGTCGCAAAGACGATCAAGGGCAAGGGGGTGTCCTACATGGAGAATGTCAACGCTTGGCACTATTCGCGCATGAACGCCGATCTTTACGCGCAGGCGTTGCGGGAACTCGACGGAGCCGTGGCATGA